The genomic stretch TTTTCAACAAACCATCTAGAAGACTCACAGAAATAAAAATAGATTATACAGGTTTTGAAATTCAAAATGATTTCATCGTAGGATATGGTATTGATTTTAATGAAAAGCATAGAACTCTTAGAAGTGTAGCAAAAATAAATCAATAGGAGATAGGAATGGCAATTTATGCAGTTGTTGGAACTCAATGGGGTGATGAGGGGAAGGGAAAAATTATAGATTTTCTCTCATCAAAAATAGATTATGTTGTAAGATTTAACGGAGGAAATAATGCCGGTCACACAATAGTTGTAAACGACAAAAAATTCATTTTCAATCTATTACCATCAGGTGTTTTGCAAGGAGCAAAATGCATACTAGGACCTAGTGTAGTAATTGATCCACTCATTTTAATTCAAGAACTTGAAGTACTCAAAAATAATAATATCAAAACAGAAATATTCATAAGTGATAAAGCACATATAATAATGCCCTATCACATTAAATTTGATGAACTTAGTGAACAAAAAAAAGGTATCCATAAAATTGGCACTACAAAAAAGGGCATTGGCCCATGCTACGCTGACAAAATAAACAGAATAGGAATCAGAACTATTGATTTACTAAACACAGAGATTTTTGCAAATAAATTAAAGACAAATTTAGAAGAAAAAAATCAAATTATAGAAAAAATATATAACGATAAACCCTTAGACTATGACGATATTTTAAATACATATAAAAAATATATAGAAATACTCAAATCTTTAATTACTAATACAGAAAAAATATTACATCATGCCATAAATTCAGAAAAACATATCCTAATAGAAGGAGCACAAGGCACAATGCTTGATATTGAACATGGAACATTTCCATTTGTAACTTCAAGCAACACATTAATTACAGCAGCAGCAGGATGTGGTATTCCCATATCAAAAATCAAACAAAAAATTGGAATAATAAAAGCATTCTCATCAAGAGTAGGCTCAGGACCTTTTGTAACAGAAATATCAAACTCTATTGGAGATATAATTCGAGAAAAAGGACAAGAATACGGTTCAACAACAAAAAGACCAAGAAGAATTGGCTGGCTTGATCTCTTGACAATAAAAAAAGCAATAGCTCTTAATGAACTAAATCATCTAGCACTAACAAAATTAGACATATTAAATAATATCGAATCCCTTAAAATTTGCACAGCCTATGAATTTCAAGGTAAAATATACGACTATATACCTACTTCTTGCGAAACAATTGAAAAAGTTAGACCTATATATAAAGTTTTTAAAGGATTTAAAGAAGATATTAGCAATATCAAAAATTATGATGATTTACCTATTGAAGCTAGAGAATATATTGAATTTATAGAAAAAGAAGTAGGTATCCAAATTTCAATTTTATCTGTTGGATCAGAAAGAGAAAAAACAATTTTTAGGAATCAAGAGTGGAGCAATATTTAAACCCATTAAAATCAAGATATGCAAGCAAAGAAATGCTCTATATTTTCTCACCTAAATTTAAATATACCACATGGAGAAAATTATGGTATAACTTGGCTTTGGTACAACAAGAATTAGGCATAAACATCAATAATGATCAACTTAATGAACTATCTAAACAAATTGAAAACATTGACTTTAAACTCGTAGAAAAATACGAGAAAAAATTCCAACATGAAGTTATGGCACATCTTTATGCTTATGCTGATTTAGTTGGAGAAGATGCTAAAAAAATTTTACATCTTGGTGTCACAAGTGCATATTTGATGGATAATACAGACTTAATCCAAATCAAAGAAGCTTTATTATTAATTGAAAAAAAATTAACAGAAATTATTATAATATTAAAACAATTTTCAATAAAATATAAAGATCTAGCAACACTTGCATATACACATTTACAAGAAGCACAACTAACAACTCTTGGGAAAAGAAGTAGTTTATGGCTTCAAAGTCTAATTTTTGATTTTAGAGAACTGAAATTCATACTTTCAAATATGTGTTTTAGAGGAGTAAAGGGAACAGTTGGTAATCAAAGTAGCTTTAAAGAATTATTTCTCTCTAATTTCGACAAAGTAAAAGATTTAGATATTAATCTCGCAAAAAAAATGGGATTTGAAAAGGTTTACAAAATAACTGGTCAAACCTATGATCGAAAATTTGATTCATCAATACTGAACTTTTTAAGCAACCTAGCTCAAAGTGCCCACAAAATTACAAATGACATCAGATTTATGCAACATCTTAGAGAAATTGAAGAAAATTTTGAAAAATATCAAATAGGCTCATCAGCAATGCCTTATAAAAGAAATCCCATTTACAGTGAAAGAGTAGCTTCACTTGCTAAATTCATAATAAGTCTACAATCAAGTGGTGGACTTATAGCAACAACTCAATGGCTTGAGAGAACCCTAGATGATTCGGCCTGCAAAAGACTAAATATTCCTCAAGCATTTTTGGCCACTGATGCTATTTTGATATTACTTAATCAAATATTTAGCAATATTAAGGTAAATGAACGCATAGTTGAAAAACATGTTCAAACAGAAATGCCATTTATATTAACAGAAGATATACTAATGAAAGCAACCAAAAATGGCGGTGATAGACAAATCTTACATGAAAAGATAAGAACTTATGCAATGCAAGTAAAGGAAAATTTATACTCAGGAAAAAATGAAAACAATTTAATTCAATTAATTCTCAATGATAAAAGTTTTAAATTAACATCCAAAGATATAAATGAAATCTTAAATCCAAATAAAAATATAGGATTTGCATCATCCCAAGTTGAAGATTTTATAAAAGAAATAATTGATCCCATTATCAAAAATCAATAACCAAACTAATATTTAGAAACAAATTTATTACCCTTTATATAAAATCTCCAAAGTTTATTTGCATACTCTTCACCTGCATAATGAACATTTATTCTCTTTGCACATACAATTTCAAAATTTAAAGATAAACTCTTCCTTAAAAAAAGCTTACTATCATTAAGCAAATCTATTTTGTTAAATTTTAAATCTATATTTAAAAATTTAGTAAGTTTGCCAGGTCCATTAGTAAATATTCTATCAACTTTTGGAGAAATAGGCTCAATGCCTCTTATTAAAACAGCATGGGGAGCATGTTTATCAGATGCCACAACATTTAACATATAATGCATACCATAAATCATATAAATATAAGCATATCCTCCAACATTATACATAGCACTAGTACGATTCGTTATTTTACCACCATAAGCATGACAAGCCTTATCAATAACACCCATATAGGCTTCTGTTTCAACAATTCTTGAAATAATCTCTATCTCATTTATTTTTCTAACTAATAAATGTCCAAGCAAAGACTGAGCCACAATAACAGCATCTTGCATAAAAAACTCTCTATTCATTAATACAATTCTAAACAAAACAAAAACCAAATTCAAAATTTATCGTAATGAAAACATATATTAAACAACAATCCAAAAAATAGTATAAATCATAATAGAAAAATAAACCGTATATTGACAAACCTAATAAAGTTCAATAGAATCTTAAAGGGTAAGAATATTTTAGGGGATCATAGCTCAGGTGGTGAGAGCGCAGGTCTGATAAACCTGAGGTCGGAGGTTCAAGTCCTCCTGGTCCCAATTTACTAAGACTCATTTTAAGAAACATCCAAATATTTAAAGAAATGCCTTACGCTTAGTGATTTGCAATTCCTAAACCCACATCTTAAAAATCAAAAATTAATTGTAACGAATGCAAACAAAAAATGAAAAAACAAAATCTAAATTAAGATCACTTATCATGAATTGCCATACGTAAACAACCGTACTTAATTAAAGACATAATAAAAAACACATTACCTAGACAATAAAATTAGAACGGATCCTTAACAATTTTAAATTTAGCTACAATCAACATAGCATTACTGCTAATTATAACCTCCATTTATTCAGCCTAAAATAAATGGAGGTTGAGGGACTCGAACCCTCGACCCCCGGCTTGCAAAGCCGATGCTCTAGCCAACTGAGCTAAACCCCCTAAAAATAGTCTTAGAAAAGACAAAGGAAGAGTTAAAACATAATTTACATTTCATAATTTACCTTTAAGTAATACCTTTCTCTTAGAAAGGAGGTGATCCAGCCACACTTTCCAGTACGGCTACCTTGTTACGACTTCACCCCCCT from Borrelia duttonii Ly encodes the following:
- a CDS encoding adenylosuccinate synthase; protein product: MAIYAVVGTQWGDEGKGKIIDFLSSKIDYVVRFNGGNNAGHTIVVNDKKFIFNLLPSGVLQGAKCILGPSVVIDPLILIQELEVLKNNNIKTEIFISDKAHIIMPYHIKFDELSEQKKGIHKIGTTKKGIGPCYADKINRIGIRTIDLLNTEIFANKLKTNLEEKNQIIEKIYNDKPLDYDDILNTYKKYIEILKSLITNTEKILHHAINSEKHILIEGAQGTMLDIEHGTFPFVTSSNTLITAAAGCGIPISKIKQKIGIIKAFSSRVGSGPFVTEISNSIGDIIREKGQEYGSTTKRPRRIGWLDLLTIKKAIALNELNHLALTKLDILNNIESLKICTAYEFQGKIYDYIPTSCETIEKVRPIYKVFKGFKEDISNIKNYDDLPIEAREYIEFIEKEVGIQISILSVGSEREKTIFRNQEWSNI
- a CDS encoding DNA-3-methyladenine glycosylase, which encodes MNREFFMQDAVIVAQSLLGHLLVRKINEIEIISRIVETEAYMGVIDKACHAYGGKITNRTSAMYNVGGYAYIYMIYGMHYMLNVVASDKHAPHAVLIRGIEPISPKVDRIFTNGPGKLTKFLNIDLKFNKIDLLNDSKLFLRKSLSLNFEIVCAKRINVHYAGEEYANKLWRFYIKGNKFVSKY
- the purB gene encoding adenylosuccinate lyase; amino-acid sequence: MEQYLNPLKSRYASKEMLYIFSPKFKYTTWRKLWYNLALVQQELGININNDQLNELSKQIENIDFKLVEKYEKKFQHEVMAHLYAYADLVGEDAKKILHLGVTSAYLMDNTDLIQIKEALLLIEKKLTEIIIILKQFSIKYKDLATLAYTHLQEAQLTTLGKRSSLWLQSLIFDFRELKFILSNMCFRGVKGTVGNQSSFKELFLSNFDKVKDLDINLAKKMGFEKVYKITGQTYDRKFDSSILNFLSNLAQSAHKITNDIRFMQHLREIEENFEKYQIGSSAMPYKRNPIYSERVASLAKFIISLQSSGGLIATTQWLERTLDDSACKRLNIPQAFLATDAILILLNQIFSNIKVNERIVEKHVQTEMPFILTEDILMKATKNGGDRQILHEKIRTYAMQVKENLYSGKNENNLIQLILNDKSFKLTSKDINEILNPNKNIGFASSQVEDFIKEIIDPIIKNQ